Proteins found in one Amycolatopsis umgeniensis genomic segment:
- a CDS encoding Rv1733c family protein produces the protein MHGSSGPIARFRRRLFPGHNSLARGSDRFEALILKLVILAALLAVPVAAAVGSANHGRQVAAAATDAAGRQAATAYLLKAAPVRIVDSESVGTEDSTTEAAWTDSRGARHTGGVLATPGSPAGSPVPIWLDARGDLTAAPRTASTAVFDSVLVGLWLWFAVVAALVLLHRTVRLVLNRHRAAAWERAWAVYPRSGSWP, from the coding sequence GTGCACGGGTCCAGCGGTCCGATCGCCCGGTTCAGGCGACGGCTCTTCCCGGGTCACAACTCGCTCGCCCGCGGTTCGGACCGCTTCGAAGCCCTCATCCTCAAACTCGTCATCCTCGCCGCGCTTCTCGCCGTCCCCGTGGCGGCAGCCGTCGGCTCGGCCAACCACGGCAGGCAGGTGGCCGCGGCGGCCACCGACGCGGCCGGACGTCAGGCCGCCACCGCGTACCTGCTGAAGGCCGCGCCCGTCCGCATCGTCGACAGCGAGAGCGTCGGGACCGAGGACTCGACCACCGAGGCGGCCTGGACCGACTCGCGCGGCGCCCGGCACACCGGCGGAGTCCTCGCGACGCCGGGCAGCCCCGCCGGATCGCCCGTGCCGATCTGGCTCGACGCCCGCGGAGATCTCACCGCCGCTCCGAGGACCGCGTCCACCGCCGTGTTCGATTCGGTGCTCGTCGGCCTCTGGCTCTGGTTCGCGGTGGTCGCCGCGCTCGTCCTGCTGCACCGGACCGTCCGGCTGGTGCTGAACCGGCACCGG